A region of the Deltaproteobacteria bacterium genome:
TGCTGAGCTGCAACTGAAGAACGCCAGCCTCGATGCGGTTGATGTCGAGCATCGACTGGATCAGATCGAGCAGTTGCAGCGCATGCTGGCGGACCCGCCGCAGGGCATCCTGCGATTCGGCCGGCTCAGTCAGCACGCCATCGAGGAGGAGATCGACGAAGCCGATGATCACGGTGAGCGGCGTGCGGATTTCGTGCGAGACGGTGGCGAGGAATTCCGACTTGGCGCTGTTGGCGCGTTCGGAATCGATGGCGTGACGATACGCCGCGAAGCGGTAGGTATCGATCAGATGCGCCCCGAGAGTCGTGAGCGCCGCGTTCATGGTCAGGATCGCGATGCCGTACGGCATCGGCAACATCAGTGTCGCCCCGCCGCGCAATACGAGCAAGTAGCCGAGCAGGCTGCCGACGCTGACCAACCCCTGCACGCGCCAGCCCCACGGGAACATCAGCACCAGCCCGGTGAGGAAAATCATCTGCCCCATCACGCACAACTCGCCCAGACCGTGGACGCGCACGAAGTAGAGACAGAACGCGAAGCTGAGCGCGGTGTTGGCCAGCCCGGTGATCGGGCGCGCGCGGTCGGGCATGGTGCGCACCAAGCGAATGTTCGCGCCGGCCACGAACAGCGCCGTGACGCACATCACGATGATGGCCGTCGAGCGTTCCGGAAAGTAGAGCCAACCGAGCACGCAGGCGAACCCGAGAAATCCGAGCAGCAGCGCCCACGCCAACGGCACGCGGCTGGCCACCAGCGCGCGCATCTCGTCGCGGTAGGTTTCTTCGAGTGTCCGACTCGTCTCCGTCGCGCTTCCGCCTGGTGTTGCCACCCGCATCATGCCGGAGCAACCCTAGCATTTTGATTGGAGGCGGGCGAAGAGAGCGGGGGCTCGTGACCTGCGGGGCTTTGCGCAAGAAGGCCCTCGATACGTTCGCGTCGCTCACTACTCGGGCAAACGGATTGTGGCAGAAAGTGAAGGAGAACCGCTTCCCCGAGTAGCAGGTCCGATAAGAAGCCGAAGGCTTCGTATCGAGGGCTGCGTATCGAGGGGCTCACTTCTTGCGCACTGCGACATCCGAGTGAGCTATCGAGCGCCACTCAACCGGGGCTTGCGTCGCGGCGGTCTTCGGATAGCCTCACGGAAGCGGAGGAACAGGCATGATCGATCTCTACACCTGGACGACACCGAACGGCCGCAAGGTTTCCATCATGCTCGAAGAGACCGGGCTGGCGTACAATGTGTTTCCGGTGAGCTTGCCCGAGCGGAAACAGTTCGAGCCGGCATTCACCGCGCTCAATCCGAATCAGCGCATCCCTGTGCTGGTCGACCACGATCTACCCGACGGCCCGCTCGCCATCATCGAGTCGGGGGCGATTTTGATTCATCTCGCCGAGAAGACCGGAAAATGTCTGCCGCGCGACGTACGCGGCCGCAGCGAGGTATTGCAGTGGCTGATGTTCCAGATGGGCGGCATCGGCCCGATGATGGGGCAAGCGGGTTACTTCGCCAATACCGCCGAAGAGAAGATCCCGTTCGCGATTCAACGCTACATCAATGAGTCGGTACGATTGATCGGCGTCCTCAACACCCGCCTCGCCGACCGCAACTATCTCGGCGGCGAGTACTCGATCGCCGACATGGCGACGTATCCCTGGGTCGCCGCCGGCTGGGGCATCTTCAAGACGATGATGCCGGAACAAATCGGCAAGCTCGGCCACGTGCAGCGCTGGCTCGACGCGGTCGCGGCGCGACCCGCAGTGCAACGCGGCATGGCCGTTCCGGTGGCCTAAACCGGTTTACTGCGCCAGCAAACTGCGCGCGATTTGCGAGATCTGGATCTCGTCGGTGCCGGCATAGATCTGCAGCACCTTGGCGTCGCGGCAGAGTTGCTCGACTTGAAACTCGGCCATGTAGCCGTTGCCGCCGAAGAGCTGCACGGCTTCCAGCGCCACTTCCATCGCCGCCTGCGCCGAGTACAGCTTGCACGCCGAGGCTTCGGCGAAACTCATGCCCTTGCCGTGCTCGGCCATCTCGATCTGGCGGAACACCATGTTCTGGATGTTCATGCGCGCCACTTCCATCTTGGCCAGCTTGAGCTGAATGAGTTGGAATTCGCCGATCGGACGACCAAAGGCCACGCGCGTGCGCGCGTAGTCGATGCATAGTTCGAGGCACTGCTGCACGATGCCCAGCGCCATCGCCGCGACGCCGGTGCGCTCCATCGAGAATGTATCCTTCGCACCCGAGCGCGCACGCACGTCCTCGGTCTCGCCGATCAGACGGTCTTTGCCGACCTGCACGTCTTCGAGAAACAACTCGCCGGTCGGCGACGAGTGCAGACCCATCTTGCGCATCGGCTTCGACTGCGTGAGGCCGGGCATGCCCTTGTCGAGGACGAAGTTGAGTATCTTGCGATCCTTCGCATCGTTGCCTTCGTCGAGCTTGCAGATGAACACGATCGTATCGGCATACGGACCGTTGGTGATGAACGTCTTGCTGCCATTCAGCACGTAGCCGTCGCCGTTACGCCGCGCGCTGGCCTTCATGCCACCGAAGGCGTCGGAGCCTGAGCCGGGTTCGGTGATCGCCCACGCGCCGATCTTTTCCAGCGTGAGCAGAGGCAACCCCCAGCGCTCCTTCTGCCGCAGCGAGCCCTTGGACATGATCGCCGCGGCGGTCAGACCGACGCTGACTCCCATCGCCGTCACCATCCCGGGGCAGTAGCGGCAGAGTTCGATGATCGGGATGATCGACATGCCGACGGCTTCGCCGCCGCCTTGCGAGGCTTTCGCTGCGTCGGCCACCGATTCGCCGCGCTCGCGCGCCTTGTCGCGCGCGATCTGGCGTTCGAAGCGCGCGCGCGCCACTTGGTCGAGCCCGAAGGTCGCCATCATCTTGCGCAGAATGTCATACGGCGGCAGATCGCCATGTTCGAGCGCTTCGAGGTTTGGCTTGATCTCCGCCTCGATGAAGCGACGCACGGCGTCGCGGATCATCTGGTGTTGCTCACTCCACTCAATCATTGCTGGGGACTCCTTCGATGCGAATGCTGCCCAAGGACATACGCGATGTACGCGCGACGGTAAACCAGCTTCCTGTAAATCGGGCGGTCTTGCACAAAAGCTCCCAGCAGTGGCTCCGTCATACCGGCGAAAGCCGGTATCCAGGCGGAGCGTGGAGCGCGATCCTGGATTCCGGCTTTCGCCGGAATGACGAATGGAGAGAGCGTGAAAGAGAACCGCTTCCCCGAGTGCCTCACCGAGTAGAAGCCGAAGGCTTCGTATCGAGGAGCGGCGTATCGAGGGGCGACACCTCGCACCGCCACCCTCTAGCCGCGAGCCCCCAAAGCGCGCTACAAGCGGCGCACGCGAGGAGAACCAATGAGCACACCGAGCCGAGCCGAAGTCGAAGCCGCATTCAAGCACTATCTCAAAGTCGGCGCCGAGCAACACGACTGGAACGCGTGGGCGGATCTGTTCACCGAAGACGCACTCTACGTCGAGGTGCAGTACGGCACCTTCCACGGCCGCGAAGCGATCCGCAAGTGGATCACCGAGGTCATGGCGACTGTACCCGACATGTATTTCCCGCCGCCCGATTGGTACGCCATCGATGGCGATCGGGTCATCTTCTATTTGCAAAACGTGCTGCCGAACCCCGATCCGAAGGGCCAGCCGTTCGGGTTTTCGAACGTGACCATCCTGCGCTACCGCGACGGCCTGTGGTCGTACGAGGAGGACATCTACGACGTGCGCGCCAGCATGCGCGTGAAGGAGTTGTTCAAGGCGGCGAAGAAATAGTTCGTGGTCTCTAGTTTGTGGTCTGTGGTTAGAGAACTAGGGACCAGGGACTAGGGACCAGGAACCAGTTCGACCGGAATCCGCGTGAAGCTGCGGAAGATGAAACTCGGGTGCAACGGTAGGGGCTCTTCGTCGGCGCGGTGAAAGTCTTTTGTGTGACGCACCAGCGCGCCGATCGCGACTTGCGCTTCGAGGCGCGCGAGGTTGTTGCCGAGACAGAAGTGCGGACCGAAGCCGAAGGCGAGATGGCGATTGTCGTCACGCGCGATGTCGAAGGCGTTGGGGCGATCGAATACCGACTCGTCGCGGTTCGCCGATCCGAGCCAGACCAGCGCGTTCTGCTCCGCCTCGATCGTCGTGCCCGCAACGTCCATCCGCCGGGTCGCGCGGCGCACGGTCACTTGCACCGGCGAGGAGAAGCGCAGGACTTCGTCGATCGCGCTCGCAAGCAATTCGGGCTGCGCGCGCAAGCGCGCGAGCTGATCGGGATGGCGCATCAGCTCGATCGCCGCGTTGCCGATCAGTGTCGTCGTGGTTTCATTACCGGCGACCAGCAGCAGGGTCAGCATCTGCAGCATCTCGTCGAAACTGAGCCGTGACCCTTCGATCTCGGCGGCGACCAGTCCGCTGAGCAAATCTTCGCGCGGCATCCGGCGACGCTCATCGACGAGCCGCGAGAAGTAGGCCCGCATCTCGTCGAGGATTGCCAGCTCACGAGCGATGATATCGGGCGGCTCCGGACCCATGATGCCGAGGCCGAGATTTTCCACCAAGCCGTCGGACCAGTGCTTGAATTGCTCGCGATCCTCCAACGGCACACCGATCATCTCGGCGATGACGATCACCGGCAGCGGATAGGTGAGCGCTTGCACCAGATCGACGCGCCGCTTGTCGAGCGCGTCGGCGAGCAACTCGTCGGCGATCGCTTCCATGCGCTGCTCCAAGCGCCGGATCATCCGCGGCGTAAAGGCTTGGTTGACGAGGCCACGCAGCCGCGTGTGTTCCGGCGGGTCTTGCATCAACATGCTCGGTGGTAAGTCTTTGCGCACCTCAACGCCAGGCGGCGGCGGGAAGATGCTGGACCACGCGGTCGGATCTTTGAGAATCGCTTGAATGTCGTCGTAGCGGAACACCGAGAACAGCGGCAGTCCTTCGTGCGCGAACACCGGAAACTCGCGTCGCCCGCGCGCGTACAACGGAAACGGATTCGCCCGTACGTCGGGATCGAACGGATTGAAGGAGAAGGGTTCCTGGTCCATGGTTTGTAGTCTCTGGTTTCTGGTCTCTGGTTTGCGGTTTGTGGGTGGTTACTTGAACTTCGTGCCGCGCAGGTTGGAGGTCTTCAGGTACTTCATGAATCCCGCGATCAGTCTTTTGGTCGATTGGCAGAGCTCGGACAAGCGATCGAATTGTTCCTGACTCACATAGGTCTGGTCCAGGGCCACGTAGAGTTGCGCCTCGACTTCACCGGTGGAGCCCTTCGCCACCGCTAGAAACTGTCCGAATTCCGCGGAGCCGCTGCGTTCGAATCCTTCCGCGATGTTCGACATGATGGAAATGGCGGCGCGCCGCATCTGATCCCGCAGCGCGAAGTCCTTCGCGAACCGCCCTTCGGCGGAGAGTGCGTACACCGCCCGCGTCAGCTCGCGTGCCTTCTGCCACGCTTCGATGTCCTCAAACCGCCGAATGGTGGCCATATCATCCCTCCTCTCAGAGCGCTTTGCAGCGAACCAAAACCAGAGACCAGAGACCACGAACCAGAGACCAGAGACTAAACCCGCGCGCCGACGAGCGCCTGCAACGCCTGCGTGAGGCCATCGACGCTGAGGTGGAACATCGGGAAGAGTTTGCGCACGAGTTGCACGGTCTGCACGTTCCAGTACGGCGTATCTTCGGGATTGAGCCATACGGCGCGATCGAAGTGCTGGGCGATACGGTGCAGCCAGACCACGCCCGGCGTCCGCGTCGTACGGCGCGGATCGATGTTGCCGAACGGTTCCAGCATCTCGGCGGGGTGCATCGCGGCATCGCCGACGATCACCACCTTCCAGCGCTCGTCGAGTCGCCGCAACACATCGCCGGTCGGGATGGCGTCGGCGTGCAGCATCCGCGCTTTGTTGAAGACGTGGTCGTAGACGCAGTTGTGAAAGTAGTAGGGCTGGAACTCGCGCAGGCTGTGATCCTCGTGCAATGCGGTGAGCAACTGACTGACCGGCTCGTAGTACGGCTCCATCGTGCCACCGACGTCCATCAGCAACAGCACACGCACGTCGTTGCGGCGCGGTGCGCGGAACACCAATTCGATCTCGCCGGCGTTCTTGCATGTTTCGTCGATGGTTTCGTCGAGATCCAACTCCGTCGCGACGCCGGTGCGCGTGAGCTGGCGCAGGCGACGCAGCGCGACTTTCATCGAACGCAGGTCGAGCGACGCGTCAGTGCGATAGTCTTTGAAGCGGCGCTCTTCGGCGACCTTCATCGCCGAACGGCTCTTCGCCGGTCCGCCGACGCGAATGCCGGTCGGATGTTGGCCGCCGTGGCCGTACGGTGACTTGCCACCGGTCCCCACCCACTTGTCGCCACCGTCGTGGCGGCCGTCCTGCTTCTCCAGCGTTTCGAGGAAGCGGCGCATCAACTCGTCGGCGTTGAGCTGTTCGAGCTTGGCGAGATCTTCTGGCGACAGGTTGGGAAAATTCGTCGGATCGCGTAGCCACTCCATCACTTGCTCGGCGACGTCGTCGAGCGCGCCCTCGACGCCTTTGAACACGCGGCCGAAGACGCGATCGTAAGCGTCGAAGTAGGTCTCGCTCTTGATCAGGCACGAGCGTCCGAGATGGTAGAAGCGCAGCAGACTCGATCCGTGCAGGCCTTCTTCCAGCGCGCGCAGAAACGTCTGCCACTCTTGAATCGCGACCGGCACCCCTTCGTCGCGCAATCCGTAATACAGAGGGAGAAACATTGGCTTCGCTCACGATCCCTTCACCTGGGCGGCTACCATGTTTGCCGCGCTACGGAAAGACGTGCGGAGCAAGCCAAAGTGGATGCCCGATCCCTGTAGGGGCGACGCATGCGTCGCCCGCGAACCGACGTGCCCACTGCGGAGAAGACGGAGGGCGATGCATGCATCGCCCCTACGCTTCAGAGAAGATCGCACATTTTCCCGCCGCATTACTACGGTGCAGGGCCGGCAAGCAATGCGTTCACTGTCGCTGACACCTCGGCGCTGCTCAGAATGCTGAAGTGACTTTCTTTGAAGCCATACACCTTCTTCGCGGCGTGTTGCGCGGGCTGGGCGAGTTCACTCGATAGCGCGACCGTGCCGTCGTTCGGTTCGCGCAGCAGCAACGAGTGTCCATCGTAGCTGAACAGCAGGTAGTACGGGCAGGGCAGCGGAGTGCCGAATAGCTCGCTCAGAAACGGGCTGCCGGGCGCCATATCGGTCCACATGGGCATGACGACCGGAGAATGCTCGGCACCCGCCGCCGCCGCGGCATAGCCGTTCCACGGGCTGGAGATGCTGATGAACTCGGCGACGAGGTCGCCGCTACCGTTGGCCACCAGCCCGTTGATGGTGGCGCGCGAAACCAAACCGCCCATGCTGTGCGCGACGATAGCGATGCGCTGGAACCCGTAGCGCACGGTGAGCGTGTTCAGCCAGCGGGCGGCCCCCCGCGCCGTCACGTCGAGATCAATCCCCGACGGGTAGTAGAGAACCCAAGGCTGGAACTTCGAACGATCGAGATGGGCGATGAGGTAGCGCCAATCAGTCGGAGTGCCGCCCGCGCCGTGTACGAACAAGACGGGAATCTTGTGCGGATCGAACGGTTCGAGAAAGTAGAAACCGGCGCCGACTTCGAATAGGAACTCCACGGGTTGCCACAAGCCGAGATTGCCGTTGTCGGCTGTGAAACGCGGATCATCGAGGCTGACCACCTCGCCGAGCGATACCGGTGGAAGCTGAGTCCCGCGCTTGCCGAGAGCGGGAACCGCGAGCGGAACACTCGGCCGCAAGTGCGACTCGGACCCGATCGACACGTCGAGGCCCTTGATCGTTTGGCCCGCGTCGACGCGCACATCCGTGGGCTCTCCGTAAGAGGCCGCGAGTTCCTCCGGCTCGTAGGTGAAGTTGCGGTTGCGATCGACGAACGCCACGATCTGATACGTGCCCGGCGGCACGGCAAAGAAGTAGGCGCCCGAGCGTTCGAGCACGAACGAGTCGACGACTTTGTCCGGCTGCGTGGTCGAGAGCGCCACCACAATCGGTGCGTCGTCATCGTGCGGGCGGGTCACGTGCCCGCCGATGAATCCGAATTCTTCGATGCGCTCAACGTCCTTGCGCAGCTTCCGCAGCGCGCAGCCGTCCACCAGCAGCGTGGTTGCGATCATCGCCGCGAGTAGCATTCTGCAGCATGCGTGGTTCACGGCTGACCTCACAGGGCGGGCTTCGCCCCGCAGGTCAAAGTGAAAGTCCAAAGTCGAAAGCGGCTGACAAGATTCTTCGCGTGACGCGGCGCCTTCGCAGCGGTTTGGAAACTGGCCCTCGATACGGTCGCTTCGCGATCTACTCGGGCAAACGGGTCTTGACCCTCTGCGAGCCGGAACAACCGCTTCCCCGAGTAGCGGCACTGAGTAGAAGCCGGAGGCTTCGTATCGAAGGGACGCGTATCGAGGGGCTACCTGAGCTGCAAAGCCTATCACAACAGAGGTTTCTTGATTTTGTCGGGAGATATCCAACCTTCGCGGGCGAAGAACTCCGACAAGTATTGCGCCGCTTTGTCGGCGCTGCGGCCCGCCATCGCGTCGATCGCGGTGCGATACGCCTTCACCCCACCGATGCCGGCATTGGCGACCGCCATTCCAGCGGTGACGCCGCCTTGAGCCGCGGCCCCGGCGCCCATGGTCACTGCAGCTCCCGGCATCTCGCCGCTGTCCGCGTGGGTTTTGAATTCCATCAGCGTGCGGTAGCCGTCCCCCGATGGCGAGAGGACTTGCACCTGGGTGTCGATCTTGGACTGTCCCGCGCCGAGCCCGATCACCAGCCGCCGTAACTGATTGCCTTCGTCGATATCGATGAAGTGCCCGGTGATCACCAGCGCATTCGACGGCACGGAAGTATTCTGATCCGCGCGGTGCGCCGGCAGTCCGAGCTCGGTGATCTGTTTCACCAGTTCGTCGGCCAGCCGGTCGGACACTTGCTGCGCGATCTCCTCGTTTTGCTCGGTTTTGTTCGTGCTCTCGGCGGCATCGTAGGCCTTTTGGAACAGCCCTTGGTTCGCGCTGACCTCGTTCAAATTCACGGCGAACTTGTACACCAACACGATCCCGGGCGGCGGCAGATTCGTCGCGAAGGTCTCTTGGATCGGCGTCACGTTGGTCGTGGCGCAGCCCGCCAAGGCGACCACGATTCCGATTGTTCCCAGGGCTTGTTGTCCTCGCGTCATCATTCGTCCTCCTACGCAGCGGACTCAGTTCGAGCGCACTATCCAACATCATCAGCGGGCCACGCAAGGCCTGGCGGGCGAGACGGCAGGTGCACCGCGGTCGGACTTTCGAGGGTGACGCCACGCATCCGCAGCGGGATCGCAGATCCTCCATTGGCTCGTGCGTGGAGGTGTGTTACGAATTTGTGCTTGGAGCAACGAATCGGGCAAATCGAAAAGGAGGAACTGTCGATGAAGAGACGATTTCACCTACATGCGATCGCCGGCATCTCGGCGGCGCTGGCCGCGTTCATCGGAGCCACTACTCCGGTGATGGCAGCGGACAAACCCAACATCATCGTCATCATGGGAGACGACATCGGTATGTGGAACATCGGCGCCTACCATCGTGGCATGATGGCCGGCAAGACGCCGAACCTCGACAAGATCGCCAAAGAGGGCATGTTGTTCACCGACTACTACGCCGAGGCGAGTTGTACGGCGGGTCGCGCGAACTTCATCACCGGCGAACTGCCGATCCGCACCGGCATGACCACGGTCGGCCAGGCGGGCGCGTCGGTTGGCCTGCCTGCCGAGGCGGTGACCATTGCCACGGCGCTCAAGGACATGGGGTATGCCACCGGCCAGTTCGGCAAGAATCACCTTGGCGACAAGAATGAGTTTCTGCCCTGCGTGCACGGCTTCGACGAATTCTTCGGCTACCTCTATCACCTCGATGCGATGGAAGACCCGGCGCATCCGAACTACCCACAGGATCTGTTGAACGTCGTCGGCCCACGCAACATGGTTCACTGCTGGGGCGCCGACAAGGACGACCCCACCGACATGCCGCGCTGGGGCAAAATCGGCAAACAGAAGATTGAAGACGCCGGCCCGCTCTATCCCAAACGGATGGAGACGGTCGACGACGAGATTCGTGATCTCGCGCTCAAATTTATCGATAAGGCCAAGGCGGACGGCAAACCTTTCTTCGTCTGGCTCAACCCGACGCGCATGCACATCGTTACCCATCTCTCGGAGAAGTACGAGAAGATGCGCAACTCGGAGAATGGCTGGTCGGAAGAAGAAGCCGGCATGGCCCAGCTCGATGACGACATCGGCTTGGTGATGCAGAAGCTCAAAGATCTGGGTGTGGACGACAACACCATCGTCGTCTTCACCACCGACAACGGCACCGAACTCTTCACCTGGCCCGATGGCGGCACGACGCCGTTCGCGCAGTGCAAAGGGACGGTCATGGAAGGCGGCTTCCGCGTGCCCGCGATCCTGCGCTGGCCCGGCCACGTCCCGGCGGACTCGGTGCAGAACGGCATCATGTCCGGCATGGACTGGTTCCCCACATTCGTCACCGCGGCCGGCAATCCGAACATCACCGCAGAGTTGCTGAAAGGCAAGAAGATCGGCGACCGGACGTACAAGAACCATCTCGACGGCTACGATCAGACCGCCATGATCACCGGCAAAGGTCCGTCCACCCGCCACGAGATCTTCTATCTCGGCGAAAGCACCGTCGGCGCGGTGCGCATTGATGACTACAAGTATCGTTTCATTGACCAACCCCAAGGCTGGCTAGGCGAAAAGACCCATCCAGACGTGCCCTACCTGATCAACCTGCGCCTCGATCCGTTCGAGCGTCAGGGCTGGCCCGGCAATGGGACGAAGGACGGGGCGCAGCAATACTTCGATTGGTTCAAGTTCCAATTCTGGCGCTTTGTGTTCGTCCAGCAAGTGGTGGGCAAAGAAATCCAAACCTTCCTCGACTACCCGCCGATGCAGCGGGGCGCGAGCTTCAATCTTGACGCCGTCAAAGCGGAGATGGGCAAACGGATGGCCGAAGCGGAAGCCGCGGCTAAAGGCACCGGCCAGTAACCGCAATGACCTTCACGGCGGGCGGCTCGCAAGGGTCGCCCGCTCATGCTCTCTCAACGTTTCGCGATGAGCCATTGCTCCTCCGGCCCGCTTGGCGCTAAGGGAGCGGCCAGGAGGACGTGTTATGAAGAAATTCGGGGGCGCTGTTTCGCTTCTGACGTTGGCTGCGTGCTTGGTGGCGCCGGTCGCGTACGCTGGATCAACGAAGTGTACGATGAAGTTCGATCTCAAAGAGTGGGCTGCGTTGTACGAGAGCGCGAAGGGCACTGGCAAGATCACCTGCGACAACGGGCAGTCGGCGTCGGTGACGATCCAGGGGAAGGGCGGCGGGCTGGAGGTCGGGAAATTCGAGGTCAAGGACGGCCGCGGCTCGTTCACCGACGTGTCTAGCATCGACGAGCTGTTCGGCAAGTACGTGGCTGCCGACACCAGCGCCGCGGCAAAGAAGGCGGCGGATGCTTGGGTGATGACCAAGGACAAGGTGTCGCTCGGACTTGCTGGCACCGGCAAGGGCTGGGAACTCGGTTTCTCTATCGACGAGTTCGTCATCGAGAAGGTGAAGTAGGAATTCGCACGGCGACGATTCGAGTCGCCTCGCGACGTGTTGGGGCTCAACGCGGAAAACTTTTCTCGAGGACGGCACCGGTCTCGGTCGGGATTGCCGTCTCAGATCGTCTTGGTCATGTTGGTTACATGAGAAAAACGTCGCTCCGCGGACGCGAAAGCGCAGCTCTCGACTCTGGTGAGCGAGGTGCAGCACAAGCACCGACGCGTCATCATCGTCCGCCATGGAAAACCTTGCGTTGCGATCGTACCCGTCGATGTTGCCGCGGCTGCGTCCCGCACGGCAAGCCGGCCGAAGGGACTCACACGTAACGAGGTTCGGCATCTGTTCCGCGCGCTGGGAAAGAAACCCAGTCGCCGCCCTCCTCGGTACTCGCCGATGACGATGGTCCTCGGGGCAGCGGCAGCGTAGCTGAACCAACGCGTACCGCCGCGCCCGGACGCACCGCTGATGCGCCCATCGCAAAGGTCGTCTCAAAACTACGGCAGCCAGGGACGGCTGTCGCCACCGATCTTTGGGAGATCAGGCTAACCAAGCTGGTGGTGGCAGGCCTCTGTGCCTGCCGACTTGAGTTTTGATGCGCACTCCGCCGCGACGGGCCATGGCATCAATGGCCGAGTGATGGTAACGGAGTGTGCCGTTCCGCCGCTTTGCGGCGGGCGGGGGAACGTTCGAAACCAAATGACGAGGGGGTGCATGATGATGAAGCGATCAACAGTGGTTGTCAGTCTTGTGGCTGTCCTTGGGATGTCTCTGCGTGCGAAGGCTGGAGCGGTATCCGATGGCGAATACTCGGGCGGTTTTCTCACGCGCTCGACCTTCACCGGCGACTTCAACGGTGATCGCAATTACTTGGCGGGGAAGGGCATCACCTTCGATGCGACCATGACTCAGGTGGAGCAAGGCGTCGTCTCCGGCGGTAAGAACGGCGAATGGGAGTACGGCGGGCGCGGCGATGTCATCGGCGTTCTCGATACCCAGAAGCTGGGGTTGTGGCCCGGGGGATTTCTCACCGCCGAGCTCGAAGGCAATTGGTCCGACTCGGTGAACTTCAAGACCGGAGCACTCAGCCCACCGAACGAAAATCAACTCTTTCCCTTGCCGAGCGGTGACAACATCGCCTTGCCCGCATTGAATTTCGCGCAGTTCCTCTCGCACTACGCCGGTGTCGTCGTTGGGAAGCTGGACGTCATGTCCGCCGACAACAACGAGTTCGCCCACGGGAAGTACGGGAAGGGAGATACGGAGTTCTTGAATACGTCATTCAACGTCAATCCGGTTGCCTTGATGGCGCCGTACTCAACGTTGGGCACGGGGGTGATCGTCCTGCCGACCGCGGATCCCCACCAGGCCATCGTCCAGTTCTCCGTGTTGTCGGCCACTGGCAAGCCAAGCACGACCGGTTTCGACAATTTCAAAGGGGCGATCTTTGGCAGTGAAGGTCGCGTACGCACCGATTTCTTCGGCCTCACCGGCCATCAACTCGTCGGTGGGATGTATTCAAACCGACAATACACGTCGATCGATCAGCGCCTCGGCTTTGTGATCGAGAACCAGGCCTTGGTGAAACACGACGGCACCTGGGCGGTCTACTACAACTTCGACCAGTTTTTGTATGAAACCGACAAGGCCGCGGGCAACGGTGTTGGCCTGTTCGGACGCTTCGGTGCGTCCGCAGGCAACCCGGTTCCGGCGCAGTACATGTATAGCCTCGGCGTCGGCGGCAAGGGCCTCATCCCTACT
Encoded here:
- a CDS encoding alpha/beta fold hydrolase; its protein translation is MIATTLLVDGCALRKLRKDVERIEEFGFIGGHVTRPHDDDAPIVVALSTTQPDKVVDSFVLERSGAYFFAVPPGTYQIVAFVDRNRNFTYEPEELAASYGEPTDVRVDAGQTIKGLDVSIGSESHLRPSVPLAVPALGKRGTQLPPVSLGEVVSLDDPRFTADNGNLGLWQPVEFLFEVGAGFYFLEPFDPHKIPVLFVHGAGGTPTDWRYLIAHLDRSKFQPWVLYYPSGIDLDVTARGAARWLNTLTVRYGFQRIAIVAHSMGGLVSRATINGLVANGSGDLVAEFISISSPWNGYAAAAAGAEHSPVVMPMWTDMAPGSPFLSELFGTPLPCPYYLLFSYDGHSLLLREPNDGTVALSSELAQPAQHAAKKVYGFKESHFSILSSAEVSATVNALLAGPAP
- a CDS encoding DUF4410 domain-containing protein, producing the protein MMTRGQQALGTIGIVVALAGCATTNVTPIQETFATNLPPPGIVLVYKFAVNLNEVSANQGLFQKAYDAAESTNKTEQNEEIAQQVSDRLADELVKQITELGLPAHRADQNTSVPSNALVITGHFIDIDEGNQLRRLVIGLGAGQSKIDTQVQVLSPSGDGYRTLMEFKTHADSGEMPGAAVTMGAGAAAQGGVTAGMAVANAGIGGVKAYRTAIDAMAGRSADKAAQYLSEFFAREGWISPDKIKKPLL
- a CDS encoding arylsulfatase, with the protein product MKRRFHLHAIAGISAALAAFIGATTPVMAADKPNIIVIMGDDIGMWNIGAYHRGMMAGKTPNLDKIAKEGMLFTDYYAEASCTAGRANFITGELPIRTGMTTVGQAGASVGLPAEAVTIATALKDMGYATGQFGKNHLGDKNEFLPCVHGFDEFFGYLYHLDAMEDPAHPNYPQDLLNVVGPRNMVHCWGADKDDPTDMPRWGKIGKQKIEDAGPLYPKRMETVDDEIRDLALKFIDKAKADGKPFFVWLNPTRMHIVTHLSEKYEKMRNSENGWSEEEAGMAQLDDDIGLVMQKLKDLGVDDNTIVVFTTDNGTELFTWPDGGTTPFAQCKGTVMEGGFRVPAILRWPGHVPADSVQNGIMSGMDWFPTFVTAAGNPNITAELLKGKKIGDRTYKNHLDGYDQTAMITGKGPSTRHEIFYLGESTVGAVRIDDYKYRFIDQPQGWLGEKTHPDVPYLINLRLDPFERQGWPGNGTKDGAQQYFDWFKFQFWRFVFVQQVVGKEIQTFLDYPPMQRGASFNLDAVKAEMGKRMAEAEAAAKGTGQ
- a CDS encoding carbohydrate porin, which gives rise to MSLRAKAGAVSDGEYSGGFLTRSTFTGDFNGDRNYLAGKGITFDATMTQVEQGVVSGGKNGEWEYGGRGDVIGVLDTQKLGLWPGGFLTAELEGNWSDSVNFKTGALSPPNENQLFPLPSGDNIALPALNFAQFLSHYAGVVVGKLDVMSADNNEFAHGKYGKGDTEFLNTSFNVNPVALMAPYSTLGTGVIVLPTADPHQAIVQFSVLSATGKPSTTGFDNFKGAIFGSEGRVRTDFFGLTGHQLVGGMYSNRQYTSIDQRLGFVIENQALVKHDGTWAVYYNFDQFLYETDKAAGNGVGLFGRFGASAGNPVPAQYMYSLGVGGKGLIPTRDLDRFGIGYYYLSINNPTLQTPIGTTSFLRDEWGFEAFYNVALTPWLLVTPDVQVVGPTQKHRIVTGPLGKPGLDPEFIGTATVLGVRIQLIL